CCCCGGCGTCCTGGGCGACCGATCGCAGTGAGGTCGCGGCGTAGCCGCGGGTGGCGAAGGTACGACGGGCGGTGGCGAGGATCCTGTCCGCCTGCTCTCCGCGTTCACCCCGGGGGCCTCGCCCAGTCACACCGCATCACCTTCCACAGCCGATCGAGGAGGGGACTTCCCGTCCCGCGAATTTCATCATACGCTGAAACTAGTTTCCACAAGTGAGGAAATTAGGAGTTCGCCATGCACACGCTCAAAGATGAATGGATCACGGCATCCGACGGTGCCCGGATCTGCGTCGATGTCCACCTGCCCGACGGGGACGGCCCCTTCCCGTCGCTGTACGCCGTGGCGCCGTACCAGAAGGACCTGCTGCACCTGCCGCCGGTGTCGGCGTTCCGGTTCATCGAGACCGGCCCGATCGACTACTGGACGGGCCACGGCTACGCGGTCGTGGTCGGCGACCAGCGCGGCACCGGAAAGTCCGAGGGGAGTTCGAGCTGTTCGGACCGGCCGAGCAGCGCGACTTCCACGACACCGTCGAATGGATCGCCGCCCGCCCCTGGTCGACCGGCAAGGTGTCGATGCTCGGCGAGAGCGCGTACGGCGTGAACCAGTGGCTCGCCGCCGCGCAGCGCCCGCCGCACCTCACCTGCGCGCTGATCTACAACGGCTTCACCGACCTCTACCGCGACGCGGTCTACCACGGCGGGATCTACTCGATGGGGTTCCTCACCTTCTGGTCGACCGACAACCTCCGGGCCGCCGCCACCATCGGCGGCGGCGCCCGCCCGCCCCGGCGGCGTCGGCGCCGACATCGTCGGCATGACCCTGGACCGGCCCGTCGCCGACGACTGGTGGGAACAGCGGGCGGTGAGGGTGGAGGACATCGACATCCCCGTGCTCAACGTCGCCTGGTGGTCCGCCGTCGGGCTGCACCTGCGCGGCCAGCTCGACGGCCACGAGCGGCTCAAGGGCACCGACAAGCGGCTGCTCGTCCTCGCCGGCACCGACAGCCACGAGCGCTACTACGACCCCGACTTCCTCGACACCTACATCCGCCCCTGGTACGACCACTGGCTCAAGGGCATCGACAACGGCGTCATGGAGAGCCCGCCGGTCCGTCTCCAGGTCGCCAACTCCGGCCGCCGGCCACGCGCAGAAGCGGAATGGCCGCCCCGGCGGGCCGTGCCGACCAGGCTCTACCTGACCCCGGAGCCCGCACACGCCGTCCACTCACTCAACGACGGCAGCCTCCGCACCACCCCACCCGCCGAGCCGGCCGGGCGGCCGACCGGCTACGCCTACCCCGACCCCGCGTGGACGGTGGGCACCACCGTCATTACCGAGGGAATCCCCCAGCCCACCCGCGGCATCCTCACCTTCACCACCCCACCCCTGAACGAGGACGTCGAGGTCACCGGGAAGATCACCCTGGTGCTGTACGCCGAGTCGGACCAGGCCGACACGGACTTCCACGTCAAGCTCTCCGAGCAGCAGGCCGTCCCGAGGCTCAGGAACGCCCTGATGCGCAGGTTCGCCAAGCACGTACCCCCGCCCTCGGCG
The Kitasatospora paranensis genome window above contains:
- a CDS encoding CocE/NonD family hydrolase — encoded protein: MTLDRPVADDWWEQRAVRVEDIDIPVLNVAWWSAVGLHLRGQLDGHERLKGTDKRLLVLAGTDSHERYYDPDFLDTYIRPWYDHWLKGIDNGVMESPPVRLQVANSGRRPRAEAEWPPRRAVPTRLYLTPEPAHAVHSLNDGSLRTTPPAEPAGRPTGYAYPDPAWTVGTTVITEGIPQPTRGILTFTTPPLNEDVEVTGKITLVLYAESDQADTDFHVKLSEQQAVPRLRNALMRRFAKHVPPPSAMVTRGWLKASHRVHPPRPIEPGAVVRYEIEVWPTSYLFRRGSRIRLEIANGDSAVADGLFHHYYGHQVGHGLIHHDAEHPSHLVLPVVH